From the Maioricimonas rarisocia genome, one window contains:
- a CDS encoding PilZ domain-containing protein has protein sequence MQTAPASRQDTNQSDRREFFRTDFQTSVTAIHVREDGEGKTTVDTFRAWSQDISPAGARLFTREPIDCERLFLKFLLPEIGDRFIEAEIVNEGEEVQKTFSGNVRRLPAYGVRFLRMVDDAEIEQLQQQAAAPEATGD, from the coding sequence ATGCAGACCGCGCCCGCCTCGAGGCAGGACACGAATCAGAGCGACCGCCGGGAATTCTTCCGGACCGATTTCCAGACGTCGGTAACCGCCATTCACGTCAGGGAGGATGGCGAGGGGAAGACCACGGTCGACACGTTCCGTGCCTGGTCGCAGGACATTTCCCCGGCCGGAGCCCGACTGTTCACCCGCGAGCCGATCGACTGCGAGCGGCTGTTCCTGAAGTTCCTGCTGCCCGAAATCGGCGACCGCTTCATCGAAGCCGAAATCGTCAACGAAGGCGAAGAGGTCCAGAAGACCTTCAGTGGCAACGTCCGCCGCCTGCCTGCATACGGCGTCCGCTTTCTCCGCATGGTCGACGATGCAGAAATCGAGCAACTGCAGCAACAGGCAGCCGCGCCCGAAGCAACCGGCGACTAA
- a CDS encoding PTS sugar transporter subunit IIA encodes MAHDWYSLDELSRHLGRDRREIEKLASRGRIPGHKRGENWQFHSAEITQWLEEEMREYTDSQLAAVEQSQKSPELNADVPVSSLLHLETVQVPLEGRTKRSVLEGLVEVAGRTWKIWEPAAVLKAVQERESLMSTAFDNGVAIPHPRQSLPDAIGEPVIAFGRTLSGIPFGAANNSLTDMFFLVICRDTRTHLQVLARLGRMVQVEEFVSTLRTAGTSEEAYQVILDAEQRVG; translated from the coding sequence ATGGCCCACGATTGGTACAGCCTCGACGAGTTGTCACGACATCTCGGACGCGACCGCAGAGAGATCGAAAAGCTCGCCAGCCGCGGACGCATCCCAGGCCACAAACGTGGTGAAAACTGGCAGTTTCACTCTGCCGAAATCACTCAGTGGCTCGAAGAAGAGATGCGGGAGTACACCGACTCGCAACTCGCTGCCGTCGAGCAGAGCCAGAAATCTCCCGAACTCAATGCCGACGTGCCGGTCTCCAGCCTGCTGCACCTGGAAACCGTACAGGTTCCGCTCGAAGGACGCACGAAACGCTCCGTCCTCGAAGGGCTGGTCGAAGTCGCCGGACGGACCTGGAAGATCTGGGAACCGGCCGCTGTCCTCAAGGCGGTTCAGGAACGTGAATCCCTGATGTCGACCGCCTTCGACAACGGCGTCGCGATCCCCCACCCCCGTCAGTCTCTGCCCGATGCCATCGGCGAGCCGGTCATCGCGTTTGGTCGCACGCTCAGCGGCATCCCGTTCGGTGCCGCCAACAACTCGCTGACCGACATGTTCTTCCTGGTCATCTGCCGCGACACCCGCACACACCTGCAGGTGCTCGCCCGACTCGGCCGGATGGTGCAGGTGGAAGAGTTCGTCTCGACGCTTCGCACCGCAGGCACCTCCGAAGAAGCGTACCAGGTCATTCTCGACGCCGAGCAGCGCGTCGGTTGA
- the lpxD gene encoding UDP-3-O-(3-hydroxymyristoyl)glucosamine N-acyltransferase: MRTTVQELCELLGGTLAGDGSVTIDDVASPESATPDHIVYTASPAQYRRLEGHPGAVILDHETHEACPHAESDAPRILVEDPQAAFIQAMLHFRPPAPRQQTGISPHAFVDPSATIGEDCNIHPGAHIGPGVTLGKGCDIHPGVVIAADCRLGDNVTVYPNAVLYAGVSVGNRVIIHATAVIGADGFGYRLEQGRFAKIPHTGTVVLEDDVEIGAGTTVDRAMIGATVIGEGTKLDNQVMIAHNCQLGKHNAYASQVGFAGSVTTGDYVRCAGQVGVADHAHIGTGSTLGAKAGIRGTVPDGETYHGIPAGPEREQIKLHLTLRKVPEMRSQLGQLARQVQQLQDQIENLNDRRTGSAAA; encoded by the coding sequence ATGCGGACCACGGTCCAGGAACTGTGTGAACTCCTCGGCGGAACGCTCGCCGGAGACGGATCGGTCACCATTGACGACGTCGCATCGCCCGAATCTGCGACACCCGATCACATCGTTTACACGGCCTCACCTGCACAATACCGCCGTCTCGAAGGACATCCCGGCGCCGTGATCCTCGATCACGAGACGCACGAGGCCTGCCCGCACGCCGAGTCCGACGCTCCCCGCATCCTCGTCGAAGACCCGCAGGCCGCCTTCATCCAGGCGATGCTGCACTTTCGCCCACCGGCTCCCCGGCAGCAGACCGGGATCTCGCCGCACGCCTTCGTCGATCCCTCGGCCACCATTGGCGAGGACTGCAACATCCATCCCGGCGCCCACATTGGCCCCGGAGTGACCCTCGGCAAAGGGTGCGACATCCATCCCGGAGTGGTCATCGCTGCCGACTGCCGCCTTGGTGACAACGTCACGGTTTACCCTAACGCGGTCCTGTACGCCGGTGTGAGCGTCGGCAACCGCGTCATCATTCATGCGACGGCCGTCATCGGAGCCGACGGATTCGGCTACCGCCTCGAGCAGGGCCGCTTCGCGAAGATTCCTCACACCGGTACGGTCGTCCTCGAGGACGACGTCGAGATCGGAGCCGGCACGACCGTCGACCGGGCCATGATCGGGGCCACCGTTATCGGCGAAGGGACCAAGCTCGATAACCAGGTGATGATCGCCCACAACTGCCAGCTCGGAAAACACAACGCCTACGCCTCGCAGGTCGGCTTCGCAGGATCCGTGACGACCGGCGACTACGTCCGCTGTGCCGGCCAGGTGGGCGTCGCCGATCACGCCCACATCGGAACGGGCAGCACGTTGGGAGCCAAAGCAGGCATCCGCGGCACCGTACCGGACGGCGAAACCTACCACGGTATTCCCGCCGGGCCCGAACGCGAACAGATCAAACTTCACCTCACGCTCCGCAAAGTTCCCGAAATGCGGAGCCAACTTGGCCAGCTCGCCAGACAGGTGCAGCAGCTTCAGGATCAGATCGAAAACCTGAACGACCGCCGCACCGGTTCGGCCGCCGCCTGA
- the gcvT gene encoding glycine cleavage system aminomethyltransferase GcvT, translating to MNKTPLHAWHVEQQARMVDFAGWDMPIQYTSIGEEHQAVRQRAGLFDIAHMGRLFFSGPDAARLLDSLLTNDVSKLKDGQIRYALVCNKHGGVLDDVLVYRFADEYLLVVNASNRQKIVEWIDGHRSGFEADVTDATTERFMMALQGPASIDVLSPHVDLDLAGMKYYTAVQTPVAGAEAIVSRTGYTGEDGFEVIVPNAAAVWVWGELIASGKEVNLKPCGLGCRDTLRLEAAMPLYGHELDETIDPLTAGLGFAVKLDAGEFIGRDALLGLREQPTGKRRVGLELDGRRIAREGATLHIGETEIGHVTSGTFSPTLEKAIAMAYVSADHAAEGTGVEIDIRGKRVAAKIVPLPFYRR from the coding sequence GTGAACAAGACACCATTGCACGCGTGGCACGTCGAACAGCAGGCACGGATGGTCGATTTCGCTGGATGGGACATGCCGATCCAGTACACGTCCATTGGCGAAGAGCACCAGGCGGTGCGACAGCGGGCCGGGCTGTTCGACATCGCTCATATGGGGCGACTGTTTTTCTCAGGACCGGATGCGGCGCGTCTGCTCGATTCGCTGCTGACGAACGACGTCTCGAAGCTCAAAGACGGGCAGATCCGGTATGCGCTCGTCTGCAACAAGCATGGCGGCGTGCTGGACGACGTGCTGGTTTATCGTTTCGCCGACGAATACCTGCTGGTCGTCAATGCGTCGAATCGTCAGAAGATCGTCGAGTGGATCGACGGGCACCGCTCCGGCTTTGAAGCCGATGTGACGGACGCGACGACCGAGCGGTTCATGATGGCGCTGCAGGGGCCGGCCAGCATCGATGTGCTGTCTCCGCACGTCGACCTCGATCTGGCCGGGATGAAATACTACACGGCCGTCCAGACTCCCGTCGCCGGCGCCGAGGCGATCGTCAGCCGGACCGGCTACACCGGCGAGGATGGCTTCGAAGTCATTGTGCCGAATGCTGCTGCCGTGTGGGTCTGGGGAGAACTGATCGCCAGCGGCAAGGAAGTGAACCTCAAGCCGTGCGGGCTGGGCTGCCGCGACACGTTGAGGCTCGAAGCGGCCATGCCGCTCTACGGGCACGAACTGGATGAAACGATCGACCCATTGACAGCGGGGCTGGGATTCGCGGTCAAGCTGGATGCAGGCGAGTTCATCGGGCGAGACGCCCTGCTGGGATTGCGGGAGCAACCGACCGGCAAGCGACGCGTCGGCCTGGAGCTGGACGGGCGGCGGATTGCCCGCGAAGGGGCGACGCTGCACATCGGCGAGACCGAGATCGGTCACGTGACATCCGGAACGTTTTCGCCAACGCTGGAGAAGGCGATCGCGATGGCGTACGTCTCGGCCGATCATGCGGCTGAGGGGACGGGCGTCGAGATCGACATTCGCGGCAAGCGCGTCGCGGCGAAGATCGTTCCACTGCCGTTTTACCGCCGTTAG
- a CDS encoding LpxI family protein: MPSHTDSGSHRKPRIGLLAGWGRFPVVFAEAARAQGYSVHCVGILGLASDELADICDEYRVSPLARVGRAIRFFRRRGISRAVMAGKVEKRVLFDPFRVIRLLPDLRTIHMWLRYCTENKKDDTLLLAVIREFARDGIRFDSALDFCPELLVKHGFLTRRKPSPQQWKDIRFGWEMAREMGRLDIGQTVVVNDTAVIAVEAIEGTDECIRRAGHLCRRGGFTVVKVAKPNQDMRFDVPTVGVKTLHTMHEAGGRTLAIESGMTILLDEAEVIELANKLGIAIVSVKAEELQLRESA; the protein is encoded by the coding sequence ATGCCCTCGCACACGGATTCCGGCTCTCACCGGAAACCGCGGATCGGTCTGCTCGCCGGCTGGGGACGCTTCCCGGTCGTCTTTGCAGAAGCCGCACGCGCACAGGGCTACAGCGTTCACTGCGTCGGCATCCTCGGACTCGCCTCCGACGAACTGGCCGACATCTGCGACGAGTACCGCGTTTCTCCGCTCGCCCGCGTCGGCAGGGCAATCCGCTTCTTCCGTCGCCGCGGCATCTCGCGAGCCGTGATGGCCGGCAAGGTCGAGAAGCGGGTGCTGTTTGATCCGTTCCGGGTCATCCGGCTGCTGCCCGACCTCCGCACGATTCACATGTGGTTGCGGTACTGCACGGAGAACAAGAAAGACGACACGCTGCTGCTGGCCGTCATCCGCGAGTTCGCCCGCGATGGCATCCGCTTCGACTCCGCACTCGATTTCTGCCCGGAGCTGCTCGTGAAGCACGGATTCCTCACCCGCCGCAAGCCCTCTCCCCAGCAGTGGAAAGACATCCGGTTCGGTTGGGAGATGGCCCGTGAAATGGGACGTCTCGATATCGGACAGACCGTCGTCGTCAACGACACGGCTGTCATCGCCGTCGAGGCCATTGAGGGAACCGATGAATGCATCCGCCGCGCCGGCCACCTTTGCCGCCGTGGTGGCTTCACCGTGGTCAAGGTCGCCAAGCCGAACCAGGACATGCGTTTCGACGTCCCGACCGTCGGCGTCAAGACGCTGCACACGATGCACGAAGCCGGCGGACGGACGCTCGCCATCGAAAGCGGCATGACGATCCTGCTCGACGAGGCGGAAGTCATCGAGCTCGCCAACAAGCTCGGCATCGCCATCGTCTCGGTGAAGGCCGAAGAGCTGCAGCTCCGCGAGTCCGCCTGA
- the aroH gene encoding chorismate mutase: protein MAVRGIRGATTVSDDNAESILEATRELLEEIIRLNNLDDFGEIVSAVFTTTPDLTSAFPAEAARGLGMNLVPLLCASEIAVPNAMACCIRVLLHVNTERTQQEMVHVYLREAKRLRPDVVSAQ from the coding sequence ATGGCGGTTCGCGGGATTCGCGGTGCGACGACGGTGTCAGACGACAATGCTGAAAGCATTCTCGAGGCGACTCGGGAACTGCTGGAGGAGATTATCCGGCTGAACAATCTGGATGATTTCGGCGAGATCGTCTCGGCTGTGTTCACGACGACCCCCGACCTGACATCCGCGTTTCCGGCCGAGGCGGCGCGGGGGCTGGGGATGAACCTGGTGCCGCTGCTGTGTGCTTCAGAGATCGCCGTCCCGAACGCCATGGCCTGTTGCATCCGCGTGCTGCTGCATGTGAATACGGAGCGGACCCAGCAGGAGATGGTGCACGTCTACCTGCGGGAAGCCAAACGTCTGCGGCCGGACGTGGTGAGTGCTCAGTAG
- a CDS encoding succinate dehydrogenase/fumarate reductase iron-sulfur subunit, producing MITPAKGRLLNLTLRVWRQSDGASEGEFKTYKLHGISPEMSFLEMLDVLNEQLIEDGEEPVAFDHDCREGICGTCGVMINGQPHGPDHETTTCQLHMRRFNDGDTIVIEPWRSRAFPVVRDLVVNRSSLDRIIQSGGYVSVNAGNAPDGNAIPIPRQNQEGALDAAVCIGCGACVAACKNASAMLFTAAKVSHLAQLPQGEPERKQRVRSMVEQHDKEGFGWCTNTSECEAACPAGISVSHIARLNREYWKSLWSAE from the coding sequence ATGATCACTCCCGCAAAGGGGCGACTGCTGAATCTGACGCTTCGCGTCTGGCGGCAGAGCGACGGGGCGTCGGAAGGCGAGTTCAAGACGTACAAGCTGCACGGGATCTCTCCGGAAATGTCCTTTCTGGAGATGCTGGACGTCCTCAACGAGCAGCTCATCGAAGACGGTGAAGAGCCGGTCGCCTTCGATCACGACTGTCGCGAGGGGATCTGCGGCACGTGCGGCGTAATGATCAACGGGCAGCCGCACGGTCCTGACCACGAGACGACGACCTGTCAGCTGCATATGCGGCGGTTCAATGATGGCGACACGATCGTCATCGAGCCGTGGCGGTCACGGGCGTTCCCGGTCGTGCGGGATCTGGTCGTCAACCGGTCGTCGCTGGACCGGATCATCCAGTCGGGCGGATACGTGTCGGTGAACGCCGGCAATGCTCCGGACGGCAACGCGATTCCGATCCCGCGGCAGAACCAGGAAGGGGCGCTCGATGCGGCCGTCTGCATTGGCTGCGGTGCGTGCGTGGCTGCCTGCAAGAACGCCTCGGCGATGCTGTTTACGGCTGCGAAAGTCTCGCACCTGGCACAACTGCCGCAGGGTGAGCCCGAGCGGAAACAGCGGGTCCGGTCGATGGTCGAGCAGCACGACAAGGAAGGGTTCGGCTGGTGTACGAACACGTCGGAATGCGAAGCGGCCTGTCCGGCGGGCATTTCGGTCAGTCACATTGCCCGGCTGAACCGCGAGTACTGGAAATCGTTGTGGAGCGCCGAGTAG
- a CDS encoding fumarate reductase/succinate dehydrogenase flavoprotein subunit, translating into MSVAVEKTLNSRVPDGPVEKKWDTCKSGLKLVAPNNKRRYDIIVVGSGLAGGSAAASLAELGYNVLVLTLHDSPRRAHSIAAQGGINAAKNYQNDGDSVWRLFYDTVKGGDFRSREANVYRLAQVSANIIDQCVAQGVPFAREYGGTLANRTFGGAQVSRTFYCRGQTGQQLLLGAYSSLMRQVSLGKAKVLPRREMLDLVVADGQARGVVCRNLITGEFETYAGHAVLLCTGGYGNAYYLSTNAKGCNVTAAWRCHRRGAYFANPCFTQIHPTCIPVHGDYQSKLTLMSESLRNDGRVWVPKQKGDMRAPTDIPEQDRDYYLERRYPAFGNMVPRDVASRAAKERCDAGYGVGDTQMAVYLDFSRAIEEQGEDAIRAKYGNLFHMYKKITDEDPYKVPMRIYPAVHYTMGGLWVDYHLESSIPGLFVLGEANFSDHGANRLGASALMQGLADGYFVAPYTVGHYLASQKLKPVTTAHPSFKETTIEARNRVERMLSVNGTRTVTSLHRELGQVMWDYCGMSRNAAGLTQAIDRIGEIREEFWNNVKVLGTGEALNQQLEYAGRVADFLEFGELLARDALHREESCGGHFREEHQTEENEARRDDENFCYSAAWEYNGPNAEHSLHKEQLSFEAVPLTTRSYK; encoded by the coding sequence ATGAGTGTGGCTGTTGAGAAGACGTTGAACTCACGCGTGCCGGACGGCCCGGTTGAGAAGAAGTGGGACACCTGCAAGTCGGGGCTGAAGCTGGTCGCCCCCAACAACAAGCGGCGCTACGACATCATCGTCGTGGGCAGCGGCCTGGCGGGAGGCTCTGCCGCCGCCTCGCTGGCTGAGCTGGGCTACAACGTGCTGGTGCTCACGCTGCACGATTCGCCCCGTCGGGCCCACAGCATTGCGGCCCAGGGTGGCATTAACGCTGCCAAGAACTACCAGAACGACGGTGACAGCGTCTGGCGGCTGTTCTACGACACCGTCAAGGGAGGCGACTTCCGCAGTCGGGAAGCCAACGTCTACCGACTGGCCCAGGTCAGTGCGAATATCATCGACCAGTGCGTCGCCCAGGGCGTGCCGTTTGCCCGCGAGTACGGCGGAACGCTCGCCAACCGGACGTTCGGCGGTGCTCAGGTCTCGAGAACCTTCTACTGCCGCGGTCAGACGGGACAGCAGCTGCTGCTCGGCGCGTACAGCTCGCTGATGCGGCAGGTTTCTCTGGGCAAAGCCAAGGTGCTTCCCCGCCGCGAGATGCTCGACCTGGTCGTGGCCGATGGTCAGGCACGCGGCGTCGTCTGCCGGAACCTGATTACCGGCGAGTTCGAGACTTATGCCGGCCACGCGGTGCTGCTGTGCACCGGTGGCTACGGCAACGCGTACTACCTGTCAACCAACGCCAAGGGCTGTAACGTGACGGCCGCCTGGCGGTGTCATCGCCGCGGTGCCTACTTCGCCAACCCCTGCTTCACGCAGATTCACCCGACGTGCATTCCGGTGCATGGCGACTACCAGTCGAAGCTCACCCTGATGAGCGAGAGTCTGCGAAACGATGGTCGCGTCTGGGTGCCGAAGCAGAAGGGGGACATGCGGGCACCGACCGACATTCCCGAGCAGGATCGGGACTACTATCTCGAGCGGCGGTATCCGGCGTTTGGCAACATGGTGCCTCGCGACGTCGCTTCCCGGGCTGCCAAGGAGCGGTGCGATGCCGGTTACGGTGTCGGCGACACTCAGATGGCGGTCTATCTGGACTTCAGCCGGGCGATCGAGGAGCAGGGCGAAGACGCCATTCGGGCGAAATACGGCAACCTGTTCCATATGTACAAGAAGATCACCGACGAAGATCCGTACAAGGTGCCAATGCGGATCTACCCGGCGGTCCACTACACGATGGGGGGCCTGTGGGTCGACTACCACCTCGAGAGTTCGATTCCGGGGCTGTTCGTGCTGGGTGAAGCGAACTTTTCGGACCACGGTGCCAACCGTCTGGGAGCCAGTGCGCTGATGCAGGGTCTGGCGGACGGCTACTTCGTTGCTCCGTATACGGTCGGTCACTACCTGGCGAGCCAGAAGCTCAAACCGGTGACGACTGCCCATCCGAGCTTCAAGGAAACGACGATCGAGGCCCGCAACCGGGTCGAGCGGATGCTCAGCGTCAATGGCACACGTACTGTCACGAGCCTGCACCGGGAACTGGGGCAGGTGATGTGGGACTACTGCGGAATGTCCCGCAATGCCGCCGGGCTCACGCAGGCCATCGACCGGATCGGCGAGATTCGGGAGGAGTTCTGGAACAACGTGAAGGTGCTCGGCACCGGCGAGGCGCTCAACCAGCAACTCGAGTATGCCGGCCGCGTCGCGGACTTCCTGGAGTTCGGGGAACTGCTGGCGCGGGACGCACTGCACCGTGAGGAGTCGTGCGGGGGCCACTTCCGCGAGGAACACCAGACGGAAGAGAACGAGGCGCGACGGGACGACGAGAACTTCTGCTACTCGGCGGCGTGGGAGTACAACGGCCCGAACGCGGAGCATTCGCTCCACAAGGAACAGCTGTCGTTCGAGGCGGTGCCGCTGACGACGCGAAGCTACAAGTAG
- a CDS encoding sugar phosphate isomerase/epimerase family protein: MPHTQVFGSTRRSPRTTTARDAATAQWTARLAISQMTTYRWSLQQDLRHYHQAGCTRFAAWIRKIHDAGIEPAIQKIRDSQLQVTSLTWAGGFTGTNGYGFDEAVCEARRAIRIASRIGAPTLTVISGSQNGHIRSHARRLLIDGLVELADFAEMHSVRLALQPMHPIFAREWSFLHSIDDTLDILRRFDPDQVGMAFGTYHLWQEPHLLKRIPELAPWIASVQLSDWRQSPRCDNDRALPGDGCIPLEGIVAALEHSGYRGSYELEIWSRDLWKADYTGLMRKCTNWFRGLRGARRAEVIEQNWA, translated from the coding sequence ATGCCTCACACTCAGGTTTTCGGGTCAACCCGCCGCAGTCCCCGTACCACGACTGCCCGCGACGCAGCCACGGCCCAATGGACAGCCCGTCTGGCCATCAGCCAGATGACGACCTACCGCTGGTCACTGCAGCAGGACCTGCGGCACTATCACCAGGCTGGTTGCACGCGATTCGCTGCATGGATCCGCAAGATCCACGACGCCGGTATCGAACCCGCCATCCAGAAGATTCGCGACAGCCAGTTGCAGGTGACCAGCCTGACCTGGGCAGGCGGATTCACCGGAACCAACGGCTACGGGTTTGACGAGGCCGTCTGCGAAGCCCGCCGCGCGATCCGCATCGCCAGCCGGATCGGGGCGCCGACTCTGACCGTCATCTCCGGCAGCCAGAATGGACACATTCGCTCACATGCCCGCCGGCTCCTGATCGACGGACTGGTCGAACTGGCCGACTTCGCCGAGATGCATTCCGTCCGCCTGGCCCTGCAGCCGATGCACCCCATCTTCGCCCGAGAATGGTCGTTCCTCCACTCCATCGACGATACGCTCGACATCCTGCGTCGCTTCGATCCCGACCAGGTCGGCATGGCTTTCGGTACGTACCACCTGTGGCAGGAACCGCACCTGCTCAAGCGCATTCCCGAACTGGCCCCCTGGATCGCCAGCGTCCAGCTCAGCGACTGGCGGCAGTCGCCCCGTTGTGACAACGACCGCGCGCTGCCCGGCGACGGCTGCATTCCACTCGAAGGGATCGTCGCCGCACTGGAACACTCCGGGTATCGCGGCAGCTACGAACTCGAGATTTGGTCGCGGGACTTGTGGAAAGCGGACTACACCGGTTTAATGCGGAAGTGCACAAACTGGTTTCGCGGCCTTCGCGGAGCACGGCGAGCCGAGGTTATCGAACAGAACTGGGCCTGA
- a CDS encoding SMP-30/gluconolactonase/LRE family protein, translated as MPVRLMSRLPVCGLLLLLTAVVSPLDATAQDTLNFPVLGEIHRHAPEFDDLIAEDARLEVIASGFEWTEGPVWVPGKDDEAGYLLFSDIPRNSIFKWVEGKGISLFMKPSGYTGFVDYGAEPGSNGLLLDPQGRLVCCEHGDRRVSVVTENGGKMTLVDSYNGKRLNSPNDAVFMSNGDLYFTDPPYGLPNRYEDPRRELDYCGVYRLDTDGELTLLTREMTRPNGIALSPDEKTLYVAQSDPEAPIWKSFPVKEDGTLGPGKLFHDATENFRKKLPGLPDGMAVSADGHIFATGPGGVYVFNPDGDLLGRISTGERTANCTFGGPDGSILYLTADTYLCRIQTRTHGAKR; from the coding sequence ATGCCGGTCCGTCTGATGTCGCGGCTGCCTGTCTGTGGACTTCTCCTGCTGCTGACCGCTGTTGTCTCTCCGCTCGACGCCACTGCCCAGGATACGCTGAACTTTCCCGTCCTCGGCGAGATTCACCGTCACGCTCCCGAGTTCGACGACCTGATCGCCGAAGATGCCCGCCTCGAAGTCATCGCGTCCGGCTTCGAATGGACCGAAGGCCCCGTCTGGGTGCCCGGCAAAGATGATGAGGCTGGCTACCTCCTCTTCTCCGACATCCCCCGTAACTCCATCTTCAAATGGGTCGAAGGCAAGGGGATCAGCCTGTTCATGAAGCCCTCCGGCTACACCGGCTTCGTCGACTATGGTGCCGAGCCCGGATCCAACGGCCTGCTCCTCGACCCGCAGGGACGTCTCGTCTGCTGCGAGCATGGTGACCGCCGCGTTTCTGTCGTCACCGAGAACGGCGGCAAGATGACCCTCGTCGACAGTTACAACGGCAAGCGACTCAACAGCCCCAACGACGCCGTCTTCATGTCCAACGGCGACCTCTACTTCACCGACCCGCCCTACGGGCTGCCCAACCGCTACGAGGACCCCCGCCGGGAACTCGACTACTGCGGCGTCTACCGACTCGATACCGACGGCGAACTGACGCTGCTGACCCGCGAAATGACCCGCCCCAACGGCATCGCCCTTTCGCCGGACGAGAAGACCCTCTACGTCGCCCAGTCCGACCCCGAAGCTCCCATCTGGAAGTCGTTCCCGGTCAAGGAAGACGGCACGCTTGGCCCGGGCAAGCTGTTCCATGACGCGACGGAGAACTTCAGGAAAAAGCTGCCCGGACTCCCGGATGGCATGGCGGTTTCGGCGGATGGACACATCTTCGCCACCGGTCCCGGCGGCGTGTACGTTTTCAATCCCGACGGGGATCTGCTCGGCCGCATCAGTACCGGCGAACGAACCGCCAACTGCACCTTCGGCGGCCCTGACGGATCGATCCTCTACCTGACCGCCGACACGTACCTCTGTCGCATCCAGACCCGGACGCACGGCGCCAAACGCTGA
- a CDS encoding DUF3500 domain-containing protein, which yields MDHTRSCPDCDVSAPLSVNRRQFVQSAGVAAAAAVTAGISLPATAADEKKPAPENLVADLYESLTPQQRDKMCFAWDHQVDGAPLRTHVSNNWSITDRRTMNVGGPFYTKDQQEMIEAIFYGLYNRDWHDRIRKQLKDDAGGYGRAQTIAIFGEPGSDRFEFVMTGRHLTIRCDGNTTPHVAFGGPIFYGHAAQGFNEKADHPGNVFWPQALKANALYEMLDGKQRKLALIETAPYESEVEFHGEAGGLPGIPISELSADQKEHAQSVLETLLEPYRQLDQQEVRHCLQRQGGLDQCSLSFYKEDDIGNDGVWDIWRLEGPSFVWHFRGSPHVHVWANIADDPSVPLNAAG from the coding sequence ATGGATCACACACGTTCGTGTCCTGATTGCGATGTCTCTGCACCACTGTCCGTCAATCGCCGTCAGTTCGTGCAGTCTGCTGGTGTCGCTGCTGCCGCAGCCGTCACCGCAGGAATCAGCCTCCCGGCCACTGCCGCCGACGAGAAGAAGCCCGCCCCCGAAAACCTCGTCGCCGACCTCTACGAATCGCTCACACCGCAACAGCGCGACAAGATGTGCTTCGCCTGGGACCACCAGGTCGACGGTGCTCCGCTTCGCACCCATGTCTCCAACAACTGGTCCATCACCGACCGCCGCACCATGAACGTCGGCGGCCCGTTCTACACCAAAGACCAGCAGGAGATGATCGAAGCGATCTTCTACGGCTTGTACAATCGTGACTGGCACGACCGCATCCGCAAACAGCTCAAAGACGATGCCGGCGGCTACGGCCGCGCCCAGACAATCGCCATCTTCGGCGAACCGGGCAGTGACAGGTTCGAATTCGTCATGACCGGCCGGCACCTGACGATCCGCTGCGACGGCAACACCACGCCCCACGTCGCCTTCGGCGGCCCGATCTTCTACGGACATGCCGCTCAGGGCTTCAATGAGAAAGCCGATCATCCGGGCAACGTCTTCTGGCCGCAGGCGCTCAAGGCCAACGCTCTTTACGAAATGCTCGACGGCAAACAGCGCAAGCTCGCTCTGATCGAGACCGCGCCTTACGAGAGCGAAGTCGAATTCCATGGCGAGGCGGGTGGGTTGCCCGGCATCCCGATCAGTGAGCTCTCCGCCGACCAGAAAGAACACGCCCAGAGCGTCCTCGAAACCCTGCTCGAACCGTATCGTCAGCTCGATCAGCAGGAAGTTCGCCACTGTCTGCAGCGGCAGGGTGGACTGGACCAGTGCTCTCTTTCTTTCTACAAGGAAGACGACATTGGAAATGATGGCGTCTGGGACATCTGGCGTCTGGAAGGGCCTTCGTTCGTCTGGCATTTTCGGGGTTCGCCCCACGTCCATGTCTGGGCCAATATTGCCGACGATCCGTCTGTACCGCTGAACGCGGCCGGATAG